A genome region from Nocardia sp. NBC_00565 includes the following:
- a CDS encoding DUF397 domain-containing protein, whose amino-acid sequence MSVDLSGARWFKSSFSGGSQDCVEVAFLYDGHVGVRDSKNPTGPALMFTPGEWEAFTAGVADGEFNRP is encoded by the coding sequence GTGAGCGTTGACCTGTCCGGGGCTCGGTGGTTCAAGAGCAGCTTTAGCGGGGGCAGCCAGGACTGTGTGGAGGTCGCCTTCCTTTATGACGGCCACGTCGGCGTGCGGGACTCCAAGAACCCGACCGGTCCCGCGCTGATGTTCACGCCTGGCGAGTGGGAAGCCTTCACGGCTGGTGTAGCCGATGGAGAGTTCAACCGCCCGTAA
- a CDS encoding DUF4389 domain-containing protein → MEPENTVKSVSAVNPVRVRGDLDPELSRWMWLVKWILAIPHAIILIFLYIAYVIVSVIAFFAILFTGQYPRALFDFNVGVMRWGWRVGFYAYSVLGTDKYPPFSLAADPDYPADLEIDYPEQLSRGLVLVKWWLLAIPHYLILGAAFSAGFGEKYSGGLNLGNILVLIAVVALLFTAVYPKGLFDFLLGLHRWAIRVGAYASLMRDEYPPFRLDQGAREPENN, encoded by the coding sequence ATGGAGCCCGAGAACACTGTCAAATCCGTGAGTGCGGTCAATCCGGTTCGTGTCCGAGGAGATCTCGATCCCGAGTTGTCGCGGTGGATGTGGCTGGTCAAGTGGATCCTGGCCATCCCGCACGCCATTATTCTGATATTTCTCTACATCGCGTATGTGATCGTCTCGGTGATCGCTTTCTTCGCGATCCTGTTCACCGGGCAGTATCCGCGGGCGCTGTTCGACTTCAACGTCGGTGTCATGCGCTGGGGTTGGCGGGTCGGCTTCTACGCCTACTCGGTGCTCGGCACCGATAAGTACCCGCCGTTCAGCCTGGCCGCGGATCCCGACTATCCGGCGGATCTGGAGATCGACTATCCGGAGCAGCTGAGTCGTGGTCTGGTGCTGGTGAAGTGGTGGCTGCTGGCCATCCCGCACTACCTGATCCTCGGCGCGGCCTTCAGTGCGGGCTTCGGTGAGAAGTACTCGGGCGGGCTGAATCTGGGCAACATCCTGGTGCTGATCGCGGTGGTGGCCCTGCTTTTCACGGCGGTCTACCCCAAGGGTCTGTTCGACTTCCTGCTCGGCCTGCACCGGTGGGCGATCCGGGTCGGTGCGTACGCCTCGCTGATGCGAGACGAATACCCGCCGTTCCGGCTCGATCAGGGCGCGCGCGAACCCGAAAACAACTGA
- a CDS encoding ABC transporter ATP-binding protein, translating to MTFRIERGSAVGYIGANGAGKSTTIKMLTGILVPSAGTVRTCGLDPVRQRRELAARIGVVFGQRSQLWWDLPLRESFSILAAIHRLESDVAHKRTYELVEQLEMAETLDTPVRQLSLGQRMRAEVAAALLHSPELIILDEPTIGLDVLSKQRLREFLRTERTERGTTLLLTTHDMGDIERLCDRVLVVDRGTLVYDGSLTGLAVRVGARRVLVVDLAEPTRNLDDVPRTELLTSEGDGMRQRLAFDAEATTAAQVLAAVSDRAEVRDLSIEEPDIEDVVRRIYESDW from the coding sequence ATGACCTTTCGCATCGAACGTGGCTCGGCGGTCGGCTACATCGGCGCGAACGGTGCGGGCAAGTCCACCACGATCAAGATGCTGACCGGCATCCTGGTCCCCTCCGCGGGCACCGTGCGCACCTGCGGTCTCGATCCGGTTCGCCAGCGGCGCGAACTCGCCGCCCGCATCGGAGTGGTCTTCGGGCAGCGCTCACAGCTGTGGTGGGATCTGCCACTGCGCGAATCGTTTTCGATCCTGGCCGCGATCCACCGGCTGGAATCCGATGTGGCACATAAACGCACCTACGAGTTGGTAGAACAGTTGGAGATGGCCGAGACGCTGGATACCCCGGTGCGCCAACTCTCGCTCGGGCAGCGCATGCGCGCCGAGGTCGCCGCGGCCCTGCTGCACTCCCCCGAACTGATCATCCTCGACGAGCCGACCATCGGCCTGGATGTGCTGTCGAAACAGCGACTACGCGAATTCCTACGCACCGAACGCACCGAACGCGGCACCACACTGCTGCTCACCACCCACGATATGGGCGATATCGAACGACTCTGCGATCGGGTACTCGTCGTGGACCGCGGCACTCTGGTGTACGACGGTTCACTGACCGGACTCGCGGTGCGCGTCGGCGCCCGGCGGGTACTGGTCGTCGATCTGGCCGAACCGACCCGCAATCTCGATGACGTGCCGCGCACCGAACTGCTGACCAGCGAGGGCGATGGGATGCGGCAGCGTTTGGCCTTCGACGCCGAAGCGACCACCGCCGCACAGGTTCTCGCCGCCGTCTCCGATCGCGCCGAGGTGCGCGACCTTTCCATAGAGGAGCCGGACATCGAGGATGTGGTCCGTCGGATCTATGAATCCGACTGGTGA
- a CDS encoding ABC transporter permease, translated as MAEPPYTPVPVGTWYTPYAAVLRSRMQAQRAYRLSFASEIFSAFLIGIVEFAEVWVIYHNVRMLGGLDLNGALLLFGLSNTGFALAQVLFGHLDSLPTLIRLGVLDAYYLRPQPLLLQLITSDISLRRLARASVAIIVLGLGLMRNDIDWSLPTLGLLMTTLMSGIALFGGLFVCAAGAQFYLIDGAELTNSFTYGGSFAAMQPASVFPTSLKLVFGFAIPVAFTAYLPTIALLHVPGPPLLPSWLAWLAPLAALWVWLLALGLWRLGTRHYQGGGG; from the coding sequence GTGGCTGAGCCCCCGTATACGCCCGTACCGGTCGGTACTTGGTACACCCCGTACGCGGCAGTGTTGCGGTCCCGGATGCAGGCTCAGCGCGCCTACCGATTGTCTTTCGCCAGTGAAATATTCAGCGCCTTCCTGATCGGCATCGTCGAATTCGCCGAGGTGTGGGTCATCTACCACAATGTCCGAATGCTCGGCGGGCTCGACCTGAACGGCGCGTTGTTGCTGTTCGGCCTGAGCAACACCGGATTCGCACTGGCCCAGGTGCTTTTCGGGCACCTCGATTCGCTGCCTACACTGATCCGGCTCGGCGTGCTGGACGCCTACTACCTGCGACCCCAGCCACTGCTGCTGCAACTCATCACCAGCGATATCTCGCTGCGCCGGCTCGCCCGCGCCTCGGTCGCGATCATCGTGCTCGGACTCGGTTTGATGCGCAACGATATCGACTGGAGCCTCCCGACTTTGGGCCTGCTGATGACTACGCTGATGAGTGGCATCGCGCTATTCGGCGGCCTGTTCGTCTGCGCGGCAGGCGCGCAGTTCTATCTGATCGACGGTGCCGAACTGACGAACAGCTTCACCTATGGCGGCTCCTTCGCCGCCATGCAACCCGCTTCGGTATTTCCGACGTCGCTGAAGCTGGTGTTCGGCTTCGCCATACCGGTCGCGTTCACGGCGTATCTACCGACCATCGCACTTCTGCACGTGCCCGGCCCGCCGCTGCTGCCGTCCTGGCTGGCCTGGTTGGCACCGTTGGCAGCGCTCTGGGTGTGGCTGCTCGCCCTCGGCTTGTGGCGACTAGGAACTCGGCACTATCAGGGAGGCGGCGGATAG
- a CDS encoding ABC transporter permease, with translation MQLAAVHALRTARVYLYLARAGFRRQSQYKLAMFAGLFTNCVFGFVRAAVMIAAVRGSGEFGGYDAGSIGAYVWLSQGLLGATQFMGPPLELVDRVKNGDVAIDFLRPVDVQFSYLAIDLGRAACTILPRGLPSVLVGVFTFGLAMPGTPGPYVLGLTSVVLAVALSFLCLFAVGLIGFWVVETRGIRVLYQICGTFLAGLFVPVHMFPAWLRTAAHATPFPSILQSPIDILSGRVTGMESVMVLATQVFWVLAVGAIGRVLVAAGRRRLEVQGG, from the coding sequence TTGCAGCTTGCCGCAGTGCATGCGCTCCGCACGGCGCGCGTGTACCTCTACCTGGCCCGCGCCGGTTTCCGACGCCAATCCCAGTACAAACTCGCGATGTTCGCCGGACTCTTCACAAACTGCGTGTTCGGTTTCGTGCGCGCCGCGGTCATGATCGCCGCCGTGCGCGGCTCCGGCGAGTTCGGTGGTTACGACGCGGGATCGATCGGCGCGTACGTCTGGCTGTCCCAGGGCCTGCTCGGCGCGACCCAATTCATGGGACCACCACTGGAATTGGTGGATCGGGTCAAGAACGGCGATGTCGCGATCGACTTCTTACGTCCGGTCGATGTCCAATTCAGTTATCTCGCTATCGATCTCGGCCGCGCCGCCTGCACGATCCTGCCGCGTGGCTTGCCAAGCGTACTGGTCGGCGTCTTCACTTTCGGGCTCGCCATGCCCGGCACACCCGGACCATATGTGCTCGGACTGACCAGTGTGGTGCTGGCCGTAGCGTTGTCATTTCTATGCCTGTTCGCCGTCGGATTGATCGGATTCTGGGTAGTAGAAACACGCGGCATCCGGGTGCTATACCAGATTTGCGGCACGTTTCTGGCCGGGCTGTTCGTGCCGGTCCACATGTTCCCGGCATGGCTGCGCACCGCCGCGCACGCCACCCCGTTTCCGTCGATTCTGCAATCGCCGATCGACATCCTGTCGGGCCGGGTCACCGGGATGGAATCCGTGATGGTCCTTGCCACACAGGTGTTCTGGGTTCTCGCGGTCGGTGCGATCGGCCGGGTGCTGGTGGCGGCCGGACGCCGCAGGCTGGAGGTACAGGGTGGCTGA
- the ectB gene encoding diaminobutyrate--2-oxoglutarate transaminase produces the protein MTVVQMTVFEALESNVRGYCRCWPTVFDTASGAWLRDENGKDYLDFFAGAGALNYGHSNPILKRALLDYIAGDGIIHSLDMSTVAKRRLLETLRDTIFGPRGLDYKVQFPGPTGANAVEAALKLARKVTGRQTVLNFTNAFHGMSLGALSVTGNAAKRAGAGVPLVHVMPMPYDGYLDEADDLRWMRRALDDPSSGLDKPAAVIVETVQGEGGVNVARAEWLRQLAELCAARGILLIVDDVQMGCGRTGGFFSFESAGITPDIVTLSKSIGGYGLPMALVLFKPELDQWAPGEHNGTFRGNNPAFVTGRVALEHYWSDSTLELATLAKGERTARALAEIAAVFPGVSTRGRGLVHGVVFEDASRAGKVCQLAFERGLLMETSGSADEVVKLLPPLTITDDELDHGLAVLAAAIEVICG, from the coding sequence ATGACTGTCGTCCAGATGACCGTTTTCGAGGCACTCGAATCGAATGTGCGCGGGTACTGCCGGTGCTGGCCGACCGTCTTCGATACCGCCAGCGGCGCTTGGCTACGCGATGAGAACGGCAAGGACTACCTGGACTTCTTCGCGGGCGCGGGCGCGCTGAACTACGGGCACAGCAACCCGATTCTCAAGCGGGCGTTGCTCGACTACATCGCCGGCGATGGGATCATCCACAGTCTGGACATGTCGACGGTGGCCAAGCGGCGGCTGCTGGAGACCCTGCGCGACACGATCTTCGGGCCGCGCGGGCTGGACTACAAGGTGCAGTTTCCGGGGCCGACCGGTGCGAATGCCGTTGAAGCCGCGTTGAAGTTGGCCCGGAAGGTCACCGGTCGCCAGACCGTGCTCAACTTCACGAACGCGTTTCACGGGATGTCGCTCGGCGCTTTGTCGGTGACGGGCAATGCCGCCAAGCGTGCCGGCGCCGGGGTGCCGCTGGTGCACGTGATGCCCATGCCCTATGACGGCTACCTCGACGAGGCCGACGATCTGCGCTGGATGCGGCGCGCATTGGACGATCCCTCCTCCGGTCTGGACAAGCCTGCGGCGGTGATCGTGGAGACGGTGCAGGGTGAGGGCGGGGTGAACGTCGCGCGCGCGGAATGGCTACGGCAATTGGCCGAATTATGTGCGGCGCGCGGCATTTTGCTGATCGTCGACGATGTGCAGATGGGTTGCGGACGGACCGGTGGGTTCTTTTCGTTCGAATCGGCCGGTATCACTCCCGATATCGTGACGCTGTCCAAATCGATCGGCGGCTACGGATTGCCGATGGCGCTGGTGCTTTTCAAGCCCGAACTCGATCAGTGGGCGCCCGGCGAGCACAACGGCACCTTCCGCGGCAACAACCCGGCGTTCGTCACGGGGCGGGTTGCGCTCGAGCACTACTGGTCCGACAGCACACTGGAACTCGCGACGCTGGCCAAAGGCGAACGCACGGCGCGCGCCCTTGCCGAAATCGCGGCGGTGTTTCCCGGTGTGTCGACCCGTGGCCGCGGGCTGGTGCACGGGGTGGTCTTCGAGGACGCGTCCCGAGCGGGCAAGGTATGCCAGCTCGCCTTCGAACGCGGACTACTGATGGAAACCTCGGGCTCCGCCGACGAGGTGGTAAAGCTGTTGCCGCCGTTGACCATTACCGACGACGAACTGGACCATGGTCTCGCCGTACTCGCCGCAGCGATCGAGGTCATTTGCGGATAG
- a CDS encoding L,D-transpeptidase family protein, whose protein sequence is MSKRLLAVIVLLAAVSACTSNSKPAMPLPYRGDATQVITVVADKASATTATLTAWQHFSDGWRAEIGPVRAFVGRDGVGQASESSAHTPAGVWTLSEAFGIAPDNESGLPYRQVGSSDWWVSDVDAPTYNQYAHCETGACDFDEQSSENLGAAGPAYEHAVVIDYNRQPVVAGAGSAFFLHVETGRPTAGCVAIAAADLRTVLRWLDPSARPVINIGIAHRD, encoded by the coding sequence TTGTCGAAACGGCTGTTGGCGGTCATCGTGCTGCTGGCCGCGGTCAGCGCGTGCACCAGCAATTCGAAGCCCGCTATGCCGCTGCCTTACCGCGGTGACGCGACACAGGTCATTACCGTTGTCGCGGACAAAGCCTCCGCGACAACCGCGACACTGACCGCGTGGCAACACTTTTCGGATGGGTGGCGCGCGGAAATCGGGCCGGTGCGGGCGTTTGTCGGGCGGGATGGGGTCGGGCAGGCCAGTGAAAGCTCCGCGCACACTCCCGCCGGTGTGTGGACGCTCAGCGAGGCCTTTGGGATCGCGCCGGACAACGAGAGCGGACTTCCGTATCGACAGGTGGGCAGCTCGGACTGGTGGGTTTCGGATGTCGACGCGCCGACTTACAACCAGTACGCGCATTGCGAAACGGGCGCTTGCGATTTCGACGAGCAGTCCAGTGAGAACCTCGGGGCGGCCGGTCCGGCGTATGAGCACGCGGTCGTGATCGACTACAACCGCCAACCTGTTGTCGCGGGTGCGGGCTCGGCCTTCTTCCTGCATGTCGAGACGGGGCGACCGACCGCGGGGTGCGTCGCGATCGCGGCGGCCGATCTGCGGACCGTACTGCGGTGGCTGGATCCGAGCGCGCGTCCGGTGATCAATATCGGGATCGCGCACCGCGACTGA
- a CDS encoding Rv1733c family protein: MSTLPVRMWRVQPWNPSPLMRVSDRVQGLVRILVVLVLLLGVPAAAASGTAAYSSAAEQIRAENATKTAVSATVIGTPVRMQVADRNGTTAEHYQAAVTWDRDGKSGRATIVVPDTAQAGAAVPLWLGPDGQPTAAPQRSSAAAIRGIGVGATVLIEIWVGAAAVLWSTGWVLDHRRHARWDREWRQISHPTGHGSQ; this comes from the coding sequence GTGTCGACGTTGCCGGTGCGGATGTGGCGGGTGCAGCCGTGGAACCCGAGTCCGCTGATGCGGGTATCGGATCGGGTGCAAGGGCTCGTTCGGATCCTGGTCGTATTGGTGCTGCTGCTCGGGGTACCCGCGGCCGCGGCGTCCGGGACGGCGGCCTATAGCTCGGCCGCCGAGCAGATCCGGGCCGAGAATGCGACGAAAACTGCGGTCTCGGCGACGGTCATCGGAACTCCGGTGCGGATGCAGGTGGCCGATCGCAACGGCACCACGGCCGAGCACTACCAGGCGGCGGTCACCTGGGATCGCGACGGAAAATCCGGCAGGGCGACGATCGTCGTCCCGGATACGGCGCAAGCGGGTGCGGCCGTGCCCCTGTGGCTCGGTCCGGACGGGCAGCCGACCGCCGCTCCTCAGCGATCCAGTGCCGCCGCCATCCGCGGTATCGGAGTCGGCGCGACGGTACTGATCGAGATCTGGGTCGGCGCGGCGGCGGTCCTGTGGTCGACCGGGTGGGTGCTCGACCACCGGCGGCATGCGCGCTGGGACCGGGAGTGGCGGCAGATCAGTCACCCGACCGGACACGGCAGTCAGTGA
- a CDS encoding cold-shock protein, whose product MTQGSVKWFNAEKGFGFIAQDGGGPDVFVHYSAVSGSGFKSLEEGQRVEFEVGQGQKGPQAQDVRAI is encoded by the coding sequence ATGACTCAAGGCAGTGTGAAGTGGTTCAACGCCGAAAAGGGCTTCGGTTTTATCGCACAGGACGGTGGCGGCCCTGACGTCTTCGTGCACTACTCCGCCGTATCCGGCTCGGGATTCAAGTCCCTTGAAGAAGGACAGCGCGTGGAGTTCGAGGTCGGACAAGGACAGAAGGGCCCGCAGGCCCAGGACGTCCGCGCAATCTGA